In one Lolium rigidum isolate FL_2022 chromosome 3, APGP_CSIRO_Lrig_0.1, whole genome shotgun sequence genomic region, the following are encoded:
- the LOC124697533 gene encoding phosphatidylinositol 4-phosphate 5-kinase 1-like, with protein MPPQAAAVVAQQGDCCRHGQPPRWHAGGAGEPLPFYLPQRKRLSVDGSAKPPGPRICIWECDGEAGDITCDIVAAPFRRSCSARPTQAPAAPFFRTMTPPPPRPQRVVEAEEEASKPGKAIRRGHRSYGLMLNLQLGISYSVGKSSALPFKKLLASDFDPREKVWTRFPPEGSKLTPPHHSVDFRWKDYCPAVFRHLRKLFGVDPADYMLAICGNHTLRELASPGKSGSCFFVTQDDRFMIKTVRKAEVKVLIRMLRSYYEHVRQHKSTLLTRFYGTHCIKQVGCPKVRFIIMGNFCCSEYKIHRRFDLKGSSYGRTIDKTERKIDETTTLKDLDLDYAFRLQRFWYEELMKQIQMDCTFLETQGIMDYSLLLGVHFRNDLSVSKIGLSQPIALTKSTTGKRKSFEGGGNFCELCFMESGCKDRDLTIEPRKPFVQLGINMPAQAERSSRKILDKFLLNERHLFISTPGGGPCDVYLFFGIIDILQDYDITKKLEHAYKSFQVNPGRISAVDPKLYSRRFQDFIRRVFVKQQH; from the exons ATGCCGCCGCAAGCCGCCGCCGTCGTTGCACAGCAGGGCGACTGCTGCCGCCACGGCCAGCCTCCCCGCTGGCACGCGGGAGGAGCAGGCGAGCCGCTGCCCTTCTACCTGCCGCAGCGCAAGCGGCTGTCCGTGGACGGGAGCGCGAAGCCGCCGGGCCCGCGGATATGCATCTGGGAGTGCGACGGCGAGGCGGGCGACATCACCTGCGACATCGTCGCCGCGCCATTCCGGCGCAGCTGCAGCGCCAGGCCGACGCAGGCCCCTGCCGCCCCGTTCTTCCGGACGATGACGCCCCCGCCGCCGAGGCCGCAGAGggtggtggaggcggaggaggaggccagcaAGCCCGGGAAGGCCATCCGCAGGGGCCACCGGAGCTACGGCCTCATGCTCAACCTGCAGCTCGGCATAAG TTATTCGGTGGGGAAGTCGTCGGCGCTGCCGTTCAAGAAGCTGCTGGCGTCAGACTTCGACCCGCGGGAGAAGGTGTGGACGCGGTTCCCGCCGGAAGGGTCCAAGCTCACGCCGCCGCATCACTCCGTCGATTTCCGGTGGAAGGACTACTGCCCTGCAGTATTCAG GCATCTGAGGAAATTGTTCGGGGTGGACCCTGCGGACTACATGCTTGCCATCTGCGGCAACCACACGCTCCGGGAGCTCGCGTCCCCGGGGAAGAGCGGGAGCTGCTTCTTCGTGACGCAGGACGATCGGTTCATGATCAAAACCGTGAGGAAGGCTGAAGTGAAG GTTCTTATTAGGATGCTGCGGAGCTACTATGAACATGTTCGTCAGCACAAGTCCACCCTATTGACGAGATTCTATGGCACACATTGCATTAAGCAAGTTGGATGTCCCAAG GTCCGGTTCATTATAATGGGAAATTTTTGCTGCTCGGAGTATAAGATTCATAGGCGTTTTGATTTGAAAGGTTCCTCGTATGGTCGGACTATCGACAAAACAGAGCGGAAGATTGATGAAACCACTACGCTGAAGGACCTAGATCTTGATTATGCATTCCGGTTGCAACGATTTTGGTATGAGGAACTTATGAA GCAAATTCAGATGGACTGCACATTCTTAGAGACACAAGGAATTATGGACTACAGCTTGTTGTTAGGAGTTCACTTTCGTAATGATTTATCCGTGTCTAAGATAGGCCTCTCTCAACCCATTGCTTTGACAA AATCTACTACTGGCAAAAGAAAATCATTTGAAGGCGGAGGAAATTTTTGTGAGCTATGCTTTATGGAATCAGGATGCAAGGACAGGGATTTGACGATAGAACCCCG GAAGCCATTTGTCCAGCTTGGCATAAACATGCCGGCCCAGGCAGAGCGCAGCTCAAGGAAAATACTGGACAAGTTTCTTCTGAACGAAAGGCACCTGTTCATAAGCACGCCCGGCGGGGGACCGTGTGATGTCTATCTCTTCTTCGGAATAATCGACATCCTCCAAGACTATGACATAACCAAGAAGCTAGAGCACGCCTACAAGTCCTTTCAAGTCAACCCTGGCCGCATCTCCGCTGTAGACCCCAAGCTATACTCGAGGAGGTTCCAGGATTTCATTCGCAGGGTGTTTGTAAAACAACAGCACTGA